One part of the Bacillus sp. FJAT-45350 genome encodes these proteins:
- a CDS encoding (Fe-S)-binding protein: MSNITDKTKEQTIAEFQKRMDYDELMNCMRCGFCLPSCPTYGETVQNEAASPRGRIALMKAVVDGKMEPDEDFERQLSLCLGCRACETACPSGVKYGHLLEEARDILNTTKKYSVPVRVLRKTVFNQLFPHQNRMRSLNSLLWFYQKSGVQKVVQKSKVLHVMPGNMATMEKILPSVPSPKRMKNRPSHVQAEGIVKKKVAFFSGCLMDTMFMETNDSTLYLLKKSGCEVVIPQTQSCCGALHAHSGEKDKAKEMAKKNIIAFEEDHIDYIISNAGGCGALLVEYDHLLKDDPEWVERAKAFSSRVMDISEILVEVGPPKMKLTEQTITFQDSCHLRNVMKTASAPRKLLQSIEGVTYKEMKDADTCCGSAGIYNIVQPDMSNDILDHKMVNAKATSASSIVTANPGCLLQMKLGIEREGLSESVRGVHIVDLLAEAVKYAEST, from the coding sequence ATGAGTAACATAACAGATAAAACAAAAGAACAGACAATCGCTGAATTTCAAAAACGAATGGATTATGATGAATTAATGAACTGTATGAGATGTGGTTTTTGTTTACCAAGTTGTCCGACTTATGGAGAAACAGTACAAAATGAAGCCGCATCACCTCGTGGTCGGATAGCGTTAATGAAGGCAGTTGTCGACGGGAAAATGGAGCCTGATGAAGATTTTGAAAGGCAGTTAAGCCTATGTCTCGGTTGTCGTGCATGTGAAACAGCCTGCCCTTCAGGTGTGAAATATGGTCATTTACTAGAGGAAGCTAGAGATATCCTAAATACAACAAAAAAATATAGTGTTCCTGTCCGTGTCTTGCGCAAAACAGTATTTAATCAGCTTTTCCCTCATCAAAATAGAATGCGTTCGTTAAATAGTTTATTATGGTTCTATCAAAAGTCTGGTGTACAAAAGGTTGTCCAAAAGTCGAAAGTGCTACATGTTATGCCTGGTAATATGGCAACAATGGAAAAAATCCTTCCATCCGTACCATCACCTAAACGAATGAAAAATCGTCCCTCTCATGTTCAGGCAGAAGGGATAGTAAAGAAAAAAGTTGCATTCTTTTCAGGATGTTTAATGGATACAATGTTTATGGAAACAAATGATTCTACATTGTACCTATTAAAGAAGTCAGGTTGTGAAGTCGTAATTCCTCAAACTCAAAGCTGTTGTGGTGCTCTTCATGCTCACAGTGGTGAGAAAGATAAAGCGAAGGAAATGGCTAAGAAAAACATTATTGCCTTTGAGGAAGACCATATTGATTATATTATCTCTAATGCAGGCGGTTGTGGGGCACTATTAGTTGAGTATGACCATTTATTAAAAGACGATCCTGAATGGGTAGAGAGAGCAAAGGCCTTTTCCTCAAGAGTGATGGATATTTCAGAGATACTAGTTGAAGTGGGTCCTCCCAAAATGAAACTAACAGAGCAAACAATAACTTTCCAAGATTCATGTCATTTACGAAATGTCATGAAAACAGCCAGTGCACCAAGAAAATTACTTCAGTCAATTGAAGGCGTGACGTACAAAGAAATGAAAGATGCAGATACTTGTTGTGGCTCAGCGGGGATATATAATATAGTCCAACCAGATATGTCTAATGATATTTTAGACCACAAAATGGTCAATGCAAAAGCAACTAGTGCATCTTCAATAGTGACGGCAAATCCAGGCTGTTTACTTCAAATGAAGCTAGGGATTGAAAGGGAGGGCTTATCTGAGAGTGTTAGAGGGGTCCATATCGTTGATTTACTAGCTGAGGCTGTGAAATATGCAGAATCAACTTAA
- a CDS encoding Na(+)/H(+) antiporter subunit C — MEILMSIVVGVLFMVGTYLILTKSLLRVILGLMLLSHGAHLLLLTMAGLKQGAPPLLGEEAAAYADPLPQALILTAIVISFGVTAFMLVLAYRTYKEHKTDDLDKLRGSADE; from the coding sequence ATGGAAATATTAATGTCCATCGTTGTTGGTGTCCTCTTTATGGTTGGAACCTACTTGATTCTTACAAAAAGCTTATTACGTGTCATTTTAGGTCTTATGCTCCTTTCCCATGGAGCACATCTATTGTTGCTGACAATGGCTGGTTTAAAGCAAGGGGCTCCTCCATTATTAGGAGAAGAAGCAGCAGCCTACGCTGATCCTTTACCGCAGGCATTAATTCTTACTGCGATTGTTATTAGCTTCGGGGTAACTGCCTTTATGCTTGTCTTAGCTTACCGCACATACAAAGAGCACAAAACAGATGATTTAGATAAATTAAGGGGTTCTGCTGATGAATAA
- the glcD gene encoding glycolate oxidase subunit GlcD — protein sequence MLTSEVKQKLVKIVGEENVLDSNESLLVYSYDATPNYQAMPDGVVKPRNTKEVQGIVKVCNEYKVPIVPRGSGTNLCAGTCPLEGGIVLLFTHMNEILEIDEENLTVTVQPGVITLDMIQAVEEKGLFYPPDPSSMKISTIGGNINENSGGLRGLKYGVTRDYVIALEVVLPNGEVIRTGGKLAKDVAGYDFTRLMVGSEGTLGVITEATLKLIPTPETKKTMLALFDTLEASGATVSKIISNKIIPATLEFLDRATLEVVEDFAKIGLPTDVGAVLLIEQDGAKEVVDRDIERIAEICKEEKAISVQIAKTAEEGLALTTARRSALSALARKKPTTILEDATVPRSKVAEMVKAINEIAVKYNVEICTFGHAGDGNLHPTCMTDARNEEEIERVEEAFAEIFAKAIDLGGTITGEHGVGVMKSPYLAWKLGEEGVAAMKTLKFAFDPNNIMNPGKMFAKETKKRVVVQR from the coding sequence ATGTTAACTAGTGAAGTAAAGCAGAAGTTAGTGAAAATAGTTGGAGAAGAAAATGTTCTTGATTCAAATGAAAGTCTTCTCGTTTATTCATATGATGCTACACCAAATTATCAAGCAATGCCTGATGGAGTTGTAAAGCCTAGAAATACCAAGGAAGTACAGGGGATTGTCAAAGTTTGTAATGAATATAAAGTGCCGATTGTTCCTCGTGGTTCAGGAACGAATTTATGTGCTGGAACATGTCCCTTAGAGGGAGGAATTGTCCTCTTATTTACACATATGAACGAGATTTTAGAAATTGACGAAGAGAATCTTACCGTTACGGTTCAGCCGGGGGTCATCACGTTAGATATGATTCAAGCTGTAGAAGAAAAAGGTTTGTTTTATCCACCAGACCCAAGCTCAATGAAAATCTCTACTATCGGTGGCAACATTAATGAAAACTCAGGTGGTTTACGTGGCTTAAAGTATGGAGTTACTCGTGATTATGTTATCGCATTAGAGGTTGTTTTACCAAACGGGGAAGTAATTCGTACGGGTGGAAAGTTAGCAAAGGATGTAGCAGGTTATGATTTTACTAGATTAATGGTTGGCTCTGAGGGGACTCTAGGGGTTATTACAGAGGCAACTCTGAAGCTTATCCCAACGCCTGAGACAAAGAAAACGATGCTCGCGTTATTTGACACGCTTGAAGCTTCAGGTGCGACAGTATCAAAAATTATCTCAAATAAAATCATCCCAGCTACTCTGGAGTTTCTTGATCGTGCCACATTAGAGGTAGTAGAAGATTTTGCCAAGATTGGCTTACCAACTGATGTAGGTGCAGTATTATTAATTGAGCAAGATGGTGCCAAAGAAGTAGTAGATAGAGACATTGAGAGAATTGCAGAAATATGTAAAGAGGAAAAAGCAATTTCTGTTCAAATTGCCAAAACAGCAGAAGAAGGTCTTGCATTAACGACAGCACGACGTTCAGCATTATCGGCATTAGCTAGAAAGAAACCAACAACGATTTTAGAGGACGCAACAGTCCCACGTTCTAAGGTTGCTGAAATGGTCAAGGCGATCAATGAAATTGCTGTAAAGTATAATGTTGAAATTTGTACATTTGGTCATGCAGGTGATGGAAACTTACACCCAACATGTATGACGGATGCTAGAAATGAAGAGGAAATAGAACGTGTAGAAGAGGCTTTTGCAGAGATTTTCGCTAAGGCAATAGATTTAGGTGGGACGATTACAGGAGAGCATGGTGTAGGGGTTATGAAATCACCTTATTTAGCTTGGAAGTTAGGTGAAGAAGGTGTAGCTGCGATGAAGACATTAAAATTTGCTTTCGACCCTAATAACATAATGAACCCTGGAAAGATGTTTGCGAAAGAAACTAAAAAACGGGTGGTTGTTCAACGATGA
- a CDS encoding Na(+)/H(+) antiporter subunit B: protein MKTNNVMLHTITKVATFIILTFSVYLFFAGHNNPGGGFIGGLMTASALLLMYLGFDMKSIKKAIPFNFTHMIAVGLLISLATGIASMIFGYPFLTQFDQYVTVPLLGEFHLTTALPFDLGIYLVVVGIALLIILTIAEDDA from the coding sequence GTGAAGACAAACAATGTAATGCTCCATACAATTACAAAGGTTGCTACCTTTATCATCCTAACCTTCTCTGTTTACCTATTCTTTGCAGGTCATAACAATCCAGGTGGAGGTTTTATCGGCGGTCTGATGACCGCTTCCGCCTTGTTGCTTATGTACTTAGGATTTGATATGAAATCAATAAAAAAAGCAATCCCATTTAATTTTACACACATGATTGCTGTTGGGTTACTTATCTCACTTGCAACTGGAATAGCTAGTATGATTTTTGGCTATCCATTTTTAACACAGTTCGATCAGTATGTAACTGTTCCTCTACTCGGAGAGTTCCACTTAACTACTGCCCTACCTTTTGATTTAGGTATCTATCTTGTAGTAGTTGGAATTGCGTTACTAATCATACTTACGATTGCGGAGGATGATGCATAA
- the wrbA gene encoding NAD(P)H:quinone oxidoreductase: MSKINLAIIYYSSTGTNYQLAKWAEDGGTEAGAEVKVLKVPELAPAAAIESNPAWKAHLDATKDVPEVTLDDLEWADAIIFSVPTRFGNIPAQLKQFLDTTGGLWFNGKLANKVVSGMTSASNLHGGHEQTILQLYTTMYHWGAIVVAPGYTDQSAFTSGGNPYGNSVTVDQEGNMKEDVTDAVKHQARRTVQIAEKLK, encoded by the coding sequence ATGTCAAAAATTAATTTAGCAATAATCTATTACAGTTCAACAGGAACGAATTATCAGCTTGCAAAGTGGGCAGAGGATGGTGGTACAGAGGCTGGTGCTGAAGTAAAAGTGTTAAAGGTGCCAGAGCTTGCTCCTGCTGCTGCTATAGAATCAAATCCAGCCTGGAAAGCTCATTTAGATGCAACTAAGGATGTTCCTGAAGTAACATTAGATGACCTAGAATGGGCTGATGCTATTATCTTCAGTGTACCAACGAGATTTGGTAACATACCTGCACAATTGAAACAATTCTTAGATACGACCGGTGGTTTGTGGTTCAATGGGAAACTTGCGAATAAGGTAGTTAGTGGGATGACATCAGCCAGTAACCTACATGGTGGACACGAGCAAACAATACTTCAACTTTACACAACAATGTATCACTGGGGTGCTATAGTAGTAGCTCCAGGCTATACAGACCAGTCTGCTTTCACTTCTGGTGGAAACCCGTATGGCAATAGTGTTACTGTTGACCAAGAAGGAAACATGAAAGAAGATGTAACAGATGCAGTGAAGCATCAAGCAAGGCGTACAGTACAAATTGCTGAAAAGTTAAAATAA
- the pssA gene encoding CDP-diacylglycerol--serine O-phosphatidyltransferase: MFLLQHLDHTVKKMKSQSANLLTIINLSFGAFAIIFVLQNDLRAALLLITLAAVFDRLDGMVARKLKITSELGKQLDSLSDIISFGVAPAILLHQAILYEFGIAGSTFAIIFIVCGAIRLARFNVSEMHGYFVGLPITAAGCLLTLCYLLVGFIPDAVFMFITVILALLMISTFKVKKV, encoded by the coding sequence ATGTTTTTACTACAACATTTGGATCATACAGTAAAAAAGATGAAAAGCCAATCAGCAAATTTGCTGACAATCATAAATTTAAGCTTTGGTGCATTTGCCATTATTTTTGTTCTTCAAAATGATCTTCGCGCTGCCCTATTATTAATTACTCTAGCCGCAGTATTCGATCGATTAGACGGAATGGTTGCAAGAAAATTAAAGATTACATCTGAACTTGGGAAGCAACTTGACTCACTTAGTGACATTATTTCCTTCGGTGTTGCTCCTGCTATTTTATTACATCAAGCGATACTATATGAATTCGGAATTGCAGGGTCAACTTTTGCAATTATATTCATCGTTTGCGGTGCAATTCGTCTTGCTCGCTTTAATGTCTCTGAAATGCATGGTTATTTTGTTGGACTACCAATTACAGCCGCTGGGTGTCTTTTAACACTTTGCTATTTATTAGTAGGGTTCATCCCTGACGCTGTTTTTATGTTTATAACTGTCATTTTGGCTTTACTAATGATAAGCACATTTAAAGTTAAAAAAGTATAA
- a CDS encoding Na+/H+ antiporter subunit E, whose protein sequence is MHFQILLNVVIALIWAFLQNSYTGVDLLIGYVIGIFILYGLRRFLKFDFYMRRVFALIRLILLFSKELILANWDVIKIVLSPKLNIQPGIVAVPTKLKTDWELTLLAALISLTPGTLSMDFSDDNKFIYIHSIHVPDKEAMIRQIHNTFEKAIMEVTH, encoded by the coding sequence ATGCATTTTCAAATATTACTAAATGTCGTGATCGCTCTCATTTGGGCCTTCTTGCAAAACAGTTACACTGGTGTAGACTTACTAATTGGATACGTGATTGGGATATTCATTCTCTATGGATTACGTCGTTTTCTTAAATTTGACTTTTATATGCGCCGTGTTTTCGCTCTAATTAGGTTAATTCTCTTGTTTAGTAAAGAGTTAATATTAGCAAACTGGGACGTAATTAAGATTGTACTAAGTCCTAAATTAAATATTCAGCCTGGTATTGTTGCTGTTCCTACAAAGTTAAAAACTGACTGGGAATTAACTCTACTAGCTGCTCTTATTTCACTGACACCTGGTACATTATCAATGGATTTTTCAGATGACAACAAGTTCATTTATATTCACTCAATTCATGTACCAGATAAAGAGGCTATGATTAGACAGATTCATAACACGTTTGAGAAAGCGATTATGGAGGTGACTCATTAA
- a CDS encoding Na+/H+ antiporter subunit D yields MNNFILLPILLPFIIGVILIFFAKQHSIQRIISGFTVFFLLGIAAYLAIFVYQNGIQTLELGNWRAPFGIILVADMFATMMVVLSSIVGLVCLFFAFQTISNEREKYYFYPFYFFLLTGVNGAFLTGDLFNLFVFFEVMLIASYILIVIGGTKYQLRESLKYVMINVFASILFIVGVAYIYAATGTLNFADLAVKVGELEQQGVLNVVAILFLIVFAMKGALFPLYFWLPRSYYGPPAAIAALFGGLLTKVGIYAIFRMFTLVFVHDPGFTHNIILALAGLTMFFGVLGAVSQFDFKRILSYHIISQVGYMVMGLGIFTPLAIAGAIYYIAHHIIVKAALFLFAGATQKITGTTDLKKMGGLLKTHPLLAWLFFISAISLAGIPPLSGFFSKFALMLSGFQEERYIIVTVALVVGLLTLFSMMKIFIYAFWGEQKHTEQQAKQKVGPLLLPIVPLVFLTIVLGFFAEPIFQYSLGIAEEILDPSIYINSVLKE; encoded by the coding sequence ATGAATAATTTTATTTTATTACCTATTCTACTCCCATTTATCATCGGGGTTATACTCATATTCTTTGCCAAACAGCATTCGATACAACGTATCATTAGTGGCTTTACTGTATTCTTCCTTTTAGGAATTGCTGCCTACTTAGCTATTTTTGTTTATCAAAATGGGATTCAAACTTTAGAGCTTGGAAACTGGCGAGCACCATTTGGAATCATTTTAGTTGCTGATATGTTTGCAACTATGATGGTGGTTCTATCAAGTATTGTTGGTCTTGTGTGTTTGTTCTTTGCCTTTCAAACAATATCTAATGAGCGGGAAAAGTATTATTTTTATCCCTTTTACTTTTTCTTATTAACTGGGGTAAACGGGGCCTTCTTAACTGGAGACTTATTTAACCTATTCGTATTTTTCGAAGTAATGTTAATTGCTTCATATATTCTCATCGTAATTGGCGGGACAAAGTATCAGCTTCGAGAATCATTGAAGTACGTTATGATTAACGTGTTTGCTTCTATCCTATTCATTGTTGGTGTAGCTTACATTTATGCTGCTACTGGTACTTTAAACTTTGCAGATTTAGCTGTAAAAGTTGGAGAACTAGAACAACAAGGTGTACTTAATGTCGTAGCTATATTATTCTTAATTGTATTTGCTATGAAAGGGGCATTATTTCCGCTCTATTTCTGGTTACCACGCTCATACTATGGTCCTCCAGCAGCGATTGCTGCACTTTTCGGTGGACTACTTACGAAGGTTGGTATTTATGCGATATTCAGAATGTTTACGTTAGTATTTGTCCACGACCCGGGATTCACTCATAACATTATTCTTGCATTAGCAGGACTTACAATGTTCTTTGGTGTTCTAGGAGCGGTATCACAGTTTGACTTTAAACGAATTCTTTCTTATCACATTATAAGTCAGGTAGGATATATGGTCATGGGACTTGGTATCTTTACACCGCTTGCTATTGCAGGGGCAATCTACTATATTGCTCACCATATTATCGTTAAAGCTGCTCTATTCTTATTTGCAGGGGCAACACAAAAAATTACCGGAACGACAGATTTAAAGAAAATGGGAGGATTATTAAAGACACATCCATTGCTTGCTTGGTTATTCTTTATTTCCGCTATTTCGTTAGCTGGTATTCCACCACTTAGTGGTTTCTTCAGTAAATTTGCTCTGATGTTATCAGGTTTCCAAGAGGAACGATACATCATTGTTACAGTAGCATTAGTCGTTGGTCTATTAACTCTCTTCTCTATGATGAAAATCTTTATCTATGCATTCTGGGGAGAGCAAAAACATACCGAACAACAAGCAAAGCAAAAAGTAGGGCCACTCCTTCTTCCGATTGTGCCTTTAGTATTCTTAACAATCGTACTTGGTTTCTTTGCAGAACCAATATTCCAATACTCTCTTGGAATTGCAGAAGAAATCCTTGATCCGTCCATTTATATTAATTCTGTATTGAAGGAGTAG
- a CDS encoding MarR family winged helix-turn-helix transcriptional regulator — protein MNNNVDEKDLALKLFIVLSRSTRTVMDCVEDDIRSYGLNPTEFAVLELLYHKGDQPIQQIGKRVLLASGSITYVVDKLEKKQLLERKSCPKDRRVTYAAITEAGKKFMSEIFPDHEEAINNIFGSLDQDEKNTMITLLKKLGLNAKEL, from the coding sequence ATGAATAATAATGTTGATGAGAAAGACTTAGCATTGAAGTTATTTATAGTGTTGTCGAGGTCAACAAGAACGGTAATGGACTGTGTTGAGGATGACATTAGAAGTTACGGTCTAAACCCAACTGAATTTGCTGTTCTAGAACTTCTTTACCATAAAGGAGATCAGCCTATTCAACAAATTGGGAAAAGAGTTTTGTTAGCAAGTGGAAGTATAACATATGTTGTTGATAAATTAGAAAAAAAACAACTATTAGAAAGAAAGTCATGTCCAAAAGATAGAAGAGTAACGTATGCAGCAATTACTGAAGCTGGTAAGAAGTTTATGAGTGAAATCTTCCCTGACCATGAGGAAGCAATAAATAATATATTTGGAAGTTTAGATCAAGATGAAAAGAATACGATGATTACTTTATTAAAAAAGTTAGGGCTCAATGCAAAAGAGCTTTAA
- a CDS encoding phosphatidylserine decarboxylase, producing the protein MKKALYRSFMELTSNQLNSYLLRKFTTSSASRYLVKSFAKTYKINQEEMEKPLSDYRSLHSFFVRRLKQGVRIIDERKDQVVSPVDGILADLGEITDTCTFFVKGQTYSIEEMLGNHNHIDKYRGGAYVIFYLSPSHYHRIHSPISGQVIRQWTLGKKSYPVNEHGLIYGKRPLSRNYRLITEVQTEGKHMAIVKVGALNVNSIHTTHPSSEIKKGEEVGYFSFGSTVVLLFEKGIFHSDEKNLPKEVQVGQSIGRIEFSN; encoded by the coding sequence GTGAAAAAAGCTTTATATCGTTCTTTTATGGAATTAACAAGTAATCAATTAAATTCATATTTACTTCGGAAGTTTACAACATCAAGTGCAAGTAGATACCTCGTTAAATCCTTTGCAAAAACTTATAAAATAAACCAAGAGGAAATGGAAAAACCACTTTCCGATTATCGTAGTTTACATTCATTTTTTGTTAGAAGGTTGAAACAAGGTGTTCGTATCATTGATGAACGAAAGGACCAAGTAGTAAGTCCAGTCGACGGGATTTTAGCTGATTTAGGAGAGATAACAGACACCTGTACCTTCTTTGTAAAAGGACAAACATATAGCATAGAAGAAATGCTTGGAAACCATAATCATATTGATAAATATCGCGGTGGTGCTTATGTTATATTCTATTTAAGTCCATCCCATTATCACAGAATCCATAGTCCAATATCTGGCCAAGTTATCAGGCAGTGGACATTAGGTAAAAAGTCATATCCAGTCAATGAACATGGACTTATTTATGGAAAAAGACCACTTTCCAGGAATTACCGTTTAATTACTGAAGTGCAAACTGAAGGTAAGCATATGGCGATTGTGAAAGTTGGTGCATTAAATGTCAACAGTATCCACACAACTCATCCATCGAGTGAAATAAAAAAAGGGGAAGAAGTCGGGTACTTTTCCTTCGGCTCTACAGTCGTATTGTTATTTGAGAAGGGGATTTTTCATAGTGATGAAAAGAACCTTCCAAAAGAGGTACAAGTAGGTCAAAGTATTGGAAGAATAGAATTTTCTAATTAA
- the mnhG gene encoding monovalent cation/H(+) antiporter subunit G yields the protein MFLIEIILSILILLGGFLSILGSIGIMRFPDVYGRLHAATKSATLGVIFIMTATFLFFLIVEHLFVGKILLTIVFVFLTAPLAGLMISRSAYRIGVPLWEGSTQDDLKHKMNKAKKNQNNEA from the coding sequence CTGTTTTTGATAGAGATAATTCTTAGTATTTTAATTCTTCTTGGAGGCTTTCTTAGTATCCTAGGCTCAATCGGAATTATGCGCTTCCCAGATGTTTATGGTAGATTACATGCTGCAACGAAAAGTGCAACATTAGGTGTTATCTTTATTATGACAGCAACCTTTCTATTTTTTCTAATAGTAGAGCACTTATTTGTTGGAAAAATACTTTTAACCATCGTCTTTGTTTTTCTAACAGCACCATTAGCGGGGCTAATGATTTCCCGCTCTGCTTACCGAATTGGCGTACCATTATGGGAAGGTAGTACGCAAGACGATTTAAAGCATAAAATGAACAAAGCTAAAAAGAATCAAAATAATGAAGCTTAA
- a CDS encoding CdaR family transcriptional regulator: MRILLVLAQRIVSEVTQVINEEVIVVGPDGFIVAGSDNKRVGTFHEGALRVVKSKKKMPITEEDVERLQGVKSGLNLPITFQKEVIGVIGITGSLEKVSSYGELIQRMTELIIQEAHYSERLESKMRGLESFVYEWVHSTEQDDDFRERGEILGIRMDVPRKCALIQLDIANEPIDELLIEREVLERYGPTIVNSEDLLVRWGNGRFVLLKVATTQQKESLFREKLEKFREMIRNNYGISSTIGVGSLQKGIEYLSKSYQEAKRALRTSRKGSGITFYDELTLDIALAEISDETREEVVKKVLGPILYEQELMETLEQYFIHHTSLKHTASALHIHINTLHYRLKRIGELTGESLKDTRILVTCYIALNFWNEIR, from the coding sequence ATGAGAATCTTACTAGTTTTGGCGCAACGAATTGTGAGTGAAGTAACTCAAGTTATTAATGAAGAGGTCATAGTTGTTGGGCCAGATGGTTTTATTGTTGCAGGAAGCGATAATAAACGGGTTGGTACTTTTCATGAAGGAGCATTGCGAGTTGTAAAATCAAAGAAGAAAATGCCGATTACTGAGGAAGACGTAGAACGTCTCCAAGGCGTAAAATCGGGTTTGAATTTACCGATTACTTTCCAAAAAGAAGTCATTGGTGTCATTGGAATTACCGGTTCTCTCGAAAAAGTGTCTTCGTATGGTGAATTAATTCAACGTATGACAGAGTTAATTATACAAGAAGCGCATTATTCAGAACGCTTAGAATCAAAAATGAGGGGGCTTGAATCCTTTGTTTACGAATGGGTACATTCTACGGAACAAGATGATGACTTCAGGGAAAGAGGAGAAATCCTTGGAATCCGAATGGATGTCCCTAGAAAATGTGCTTTAATACAGTTAGATATCGCAAACGAACCAATAGATGAACTATTAATTGAAAGAGAAGTTCTAGAAAGGTACGGACCTACTATTGTAAATTCAGAGGATTTGCTAGTACGATGGGGTAATGGTCGATTTGTTCTCTTAAAAGTAGCTACAACACAGCAGAAAGAATCTCTATTCCGAGAAAAGCTTGAGAAGTTTAGAGAAATGATAAGGAACAACTACGGAATTTCTTCGACTATTGGTGTCGGTTCACTACAAAAGGGAATTGAGTATCTGTCGAAGTCTTATCAGGAAGCGAAGAGAGCGTTACGGACATCGAGAAAAGGGAGTGGAATAACCTTTTATGATGAATTGACGTTAGATATAGCTCTTGCTGAAATAAGTGATGAAACAAGAGAGGAAGTTGTCAAAAAGGTATTAGGACCAATTCTTTATGAACAGGAACTAATGGAAACGCTTGAACAATACTTCATTCATCATACCTCGCTTAAGCATACAGCTAGTGCCTTACATATCCATATAAATACACTCCACTATCGGTTGAAAAGAATTGGAGAATTAACTGGAGAATCCTTAAAGGACACTCGTATTTTAGTAACATGTTACATTGCATTAAATTTTTGGAATGAAATTAGATGA
- a CDS encoding HU family DNA-binding protein yields the protein MNKTDLINTVAEQADLSKKDASKAVDAVFESITNTLKEGNKVQLVGFGSFEVRERSARKGRNPQTGEEIEIAATKNPAFKPGKQLKDAVN from the coding sequence ATGAACAAAACAGATCTTATTAATACAGTAGCTGAACAAGCTGATCTTTCAAAGAAAGATGCTTCAAAAGCTGTTGATGCAGTATTTGAAAGTATTACAAACACATTAAAAGAAGGCAATAAAGTTCAATTAGTTGGTTTCGGTAGCTTTGAAGTACGTGAGCGTTCAGCTCGTAAAGGTCGTAATCCGCAAACTGGTGAAGAAATTGAAATTGCAGCTACGAAAAATCCTGCATTTAAGCCAGGTAAACAGTTAAAAGACGCTGTAAACTAA
- a CDS encoding Na(+)/H(+) antiporter subunit F1: MLHTVSQVVLIVMSISLLVCFIRVIIGPTMSDRVVALDTFGINLIGFIGILMIIQETTAYSEIILVLGILAFIGSIALAKFLERGAVFDRDNS, from the coding sequence ATGCTGCACACAGTATCACAAGTCGTATTAATAGTCATGTCCATCTCATTACTCGTTTGTTTTATACGAGTAATCATTGGTCCTACAATGTCTGACCGTGTTGTAGCATTAGATACATTCGGAATAAACTTAATAGGATTTATTGGAATCTTAATGATAATCCAAGAAACTACTGCTTATTCTGAAATTATTTTAGTTCTTGGGATTCTTGCTTTTATAGGTTCAATCGCATTAGCTAAGTTTTTAGAAAGGGGTGCTGTTTTTGATAGAGATAATTCTTAG